One genomic segment of Synechocystis sp. LKSZ1 includes these proteins:
- a CDS encoding proton extrusion protein PcxA — translation MKLNTFWNQATQWLTNPSEQALEKAFRSAVKIKEIEDEHFQGHKISPGNSQYGTSVITYFTAEANRHLQQIERNLQGLRKGGRLSLFSSVANGGPAPETDVILQKLQFIDTVLARYERSPIEPVLSLETEAGPPLRTPRQIQKEDFQYRRQEEANQKLDSASRKTGVLPRSFLRTINRLRQEMNPQSGESERKVLNQYRKSRYKTALSVKFLLMLVIIPLLVHQLTKTFFLTPLVESYFEQHAEIVFINQNMEEEALAELQHYENSLRFQGLLGFRQPLSPEESNEKLKEKAAEIAENFRHVGSNAIANIFADLFSFIAFVIVLLTSQEEIEVLKEFIDEIVYGLSDSAKAFLIILFTDMFVGFHSPHGWEVILESIARHFGLPENRDFNFLFIATFPVILDTVFKYWIFRYLNSISPSSVATYRNMNE, via the coding sequence TTGAAATTGAATACCTTTTGGAACCAGGCGACCCAGTGGTTAACAAACCCTTCAGAGCAGGCTCTGGAAAAAGCATTTCGCTCCGCCGTCAAGATCAAAGAAATTGAAGATGAGCATTTTCAGGGCCACAAAATCTCTCCTGGGAATAGTCAGTACGGCACCAGTGTGATCACCTACTTTACGGCGGAAGCCAATCGTCATCTCCAGCAGATCGAGCGGAACTTGCAGGGCCTGCGTAAAGGAGGAAGACTGAGTCTTTTTTCATCTGTCGCCAACGGTGGGCCGGCCCCGGAAACCGATGTTATTCTGCAAAAACTCCAGTTTATTGATACCGTTCTGGCGCGCTACGAGCGCTCCCCGATAGAACCGGTTCTTTCCCTGGAAACCGAAGCTGGCCCTCCTCTACGGACTCCTCGTCAGATACAAAAGGAGGATTTTCAGTACCGACGCCAGGAAGAAGCTAACCAAAAACTCGACAGTGCTTCCCGGAAAACCGGCGTCCTACCTCGCTCTTTCCTGCGGACTATTAACCGCCTCCGTCAGGAGATGAATCCCCAGTCTGGAGAAAGCGAGCGCAAGGTTTTAAATCAGTACCGGAAATCCCGCTATAAGACAGCACTATCTGTCAAATTTCTCTTGATGCTGGTGATTATTCCCCTGCTGGTACATCAGTTGACAAAAACGTTTTTTTTAACGCCTCTGGTGGAATCCTACTTTGAGCAACACGCTGAAATTGTGTTTATCAATCAAAATATGGAAGAAGAGGCTCTGGCAGAGCTTCAGCATTACGAAAACTCCCTTCGTTTTCAGGGCCTGTTAGGATTTCGCCAACCCCTCTCCCCCGAAGAAAGCAATGAGAAATTAAAGGAAAAAGCAGCGGAGATTGCCGAGAACTTTCGCCATGTAGGTAGTAATGCTATTGCTAACATATTTGCAGATTTATTCTCCTTTATCGCCTTTGTTATTGTTCTGTTGACCAGCCAGGAAGAAATTGAAGTTCTGAAGGAATTTATTGACGAAATTGTCTATGGTCTAAGTGATTCCGCCAAGGCCTTTTTAATTATTCTATTCACCGATATGTTTGTGGGCTTCCACTCTCCCCACGGTTGGGAAGTGATTCTCGAAAGTATTGCCCGTCATTTTGGCCTGCCCGAAAATCGAGACTTTAATTTTCTGTTTATTGCCACCTTTCCTGTGATCCTGGATACGGTCTTTAAGTACTGGATTTTCCGCTACCTCAACAGTATTTCCCCCTCCTCTGTGGCCACCTACCGCAATATGAACGAGTAA
- a CDS encoding AGE family epimerase/isomerase: MMLSPDSTTFAALAQQYQTALLTDVLPFWQGHSLDQDQGGYFTCLDRQGQVFDTDKFIWLQNRQVWLFSALYNRVEARADWLAIARHGANFLARHGRDDEGNWYFALNRQGQPLVQPYNIFSDCFAAMAFSQYALASQEEQAQAIALQAYQNVLRRQANPKGPYNKAYPGTRPLKSLAVPMILANLTLEMAWLLPSSTLEEVLHSTVQEVMTDFLDPQRQILREAVAPDGSFVDCFDGRLLNPGHGIEAMWFMMAIGQRQQNPALMEQAVDIVLATLERAWDTEFGGIFYFLDSRGHPPQQLEWDQKLWWVHLETLVALALGYQLTGRPACWQWYQRVHDYSWQHFPDPEYGEWFGYLNRRGEVLLNLKGGKWKGCFHVPRALWLCWQAFDELAQGDNSQKLVL; the protein is encoded by the coding sequence ATGATGCTGTCTCCCGACTCCACCACCTTTGCGGCCCTGGCCCAACAATACCAAACGGCTCTCTTAACGGATGTTTTGCCCTTCTGGCAGGGCCATTCCCTCGACCAAGACCAAGGGGGCTATTTTACCTGCCTCGACCGCCAGGGCCAGGTGTTTGATACGGACAAGTTTATTTGGTTACAGAATCGTCAAGTCTGGCTTTTTTCGGCTCTGTACAATCGTGTCGAAGCGCGGGCAGATTGGTTAGCTATAGCGCGCCACGGGGCCAACTTTTTAGCCCGCCATGGTCGAGATGACGAAGGCAACTGGTATTTTGCCCTCAATCGCCAGGGCCAGCCTCTGGTGCAACCCTACAATATTTTTTCCGACTGTTTTGCGGCCATGGCTTTTAGCCAGTATGCCTTGGCCAGTCAGGAGGAACAGGCTCAGGCCATCGCGCTTCAGGCCTACCAGAATGTTCTGCGTCGCCAGGCCAATCCCAAGGGCCCCTACAACAAGGCCTATCCCGGTACGCGGCCCCTCAAATCCCTAGCTGTCCCGATGATCCTGGCTAATCTAACCCTAGAAATGGCCTGGCTATTGCCCTCTAGTACGCTAGAAGAAGTCCTGCATAGCACCGTTCAGGAGGTGATGACTGATTTCCTCGACCCCCAACGGCAAATTCTGCGCGAAGCAGTGGCCCCCGATGGCAGTTTTGTGGATTGTTTTGACGGTCGTCTCCTCAATCCTGGCCATGGCATTGAGGCCATGTGGTTCATGATGGCCATTGGCCAACGTCAGCAGAACCCAGCCTTGATGGAACAGGCGGTGGACATTGTCTTGGCGACCCTCGAACGGGCCTGGGATACCGAATTTGGCGGTATTTTTTACTTTCTGGATAGCCGAGGTCATCCCCCCCAGCAACTGGAATGGGATCAAAAACTCTGGTGGGTTCACCTGGAAACCCTAGTGGCCCTGGCCCTGGGCTACCAACTCACGGGGCGGCCGGCCTGCTGGCAATGGTATCAGCGAGTGCATGACTATAGCTGGCAACATTTCCCCGATCCCGAATATGGGGAATGGTTTGGCTATCTCAATCGTCGGGGCGAGGTTTTGCTCAATCTCAAGGGGGGAAAATGGAAGGGCTGTTTCCATGTCCCCCGGGCCCTCTGGCTCTGTTGGCAGGCCTTTGATGAACTGGCCCAGGGGGATAATTCCCAAAAGCTTGTTCTGTAA
- a CDS encoding glycosyltransferase, with protein MISRSIASFLTSLEEVNTITPRASLPTYALISVHGDPTADIGKEGAGGQNIYVRQLGLGLAQQGARVDIFTRRESPDQAEIVELAPGCRTIRLTAGPAQFIPRTELFEYLPDFVAAWLDFQQRSGRRYNLVHTNYWLSGWVGLQLKFRLGLPLVHTYHSIGAVKYQNLSDPPAIAAVRHGVEWACLEQADRIIATSPQEEADMRRLLSRHGRVQVIPCGIDTQHFSAVTRYEARQQLGLDPQRSLLLYAGRFDERKGIETLVRACAQLSDPYQLYLVGGARPGGQDNQEQERIRALVTELGLADVTTFTGRIDQAQLPPYYAAADICIVPSYYEPFGLVAIEAMAAGTPVIASAVGGLNYTVIPHKTGCLVPPRDVSALAQAITRLLQNPEHRLAYGTAAQQWVKANFSCDGVARQVLHLYQTLTLKESLKTARIGQGLSAELAAQLQALIESKGIKPTGSQALDQWLQTLGRKAPSTVVPAQRLAS; from the coding sequence ATGATTAGCCGTTCTATTGCATCCTTTTTGACCTCCCTAGAAGAAGTCAATACGATTACTCCCCGCGCCAGTCTACCGACCTATGCGCTCATTTCAGTTCATGGTGACCCCACCGCCGATATCGGCAAGGAAGGGGCTGGGGGCCAAAATATTTACGTTCGTCAACTCGGTCTGGGCCTCGCTCAACAAGGGGCCCGGGTTGATATTTTTACGCGACGGGAAAGCCCCGACCAAGCAGAAATTGTTGAACTGGCTCCGGGTTGTCGCACCATTCGTCTAACGGCAGGCCCGGCGCAGTTTATTCCCCGCACGGAACTGTTTGAATATTTACCGGATTTTGTAGCGGCCTGGTTGGATTTTCAACAACGCTCGGGACGACGGTACAATCTAGTCCATACCAACTATTGGCTCTCCGGGTGGGTCGGTCTGCAACTCAAGTTTCGCCTGGGCCTACCCTTGGTTCATACCTATCATTCCATTGGCGCCGTTAAGTACCAAAATCTATCCGACCCGCCGGCCATCGCGGCAGTCCGCCATGGGGTTGAATGGGCCTGTCTGGAACAAGCCGACCGGATTATTGCCACGAGTCCCCAGGAAGAGGCGGATATGCGTCGCCTTCTGTCTCGCCATGGCCGGGTACAAGTCATTCCCTGCGGCATTGATACGCAACACTTTAGCGCGGTGACGCGGTATGAGGCCCGTCAGCAATTGGGACTAGACCCCCAACGTTCCCTCCTCCTCTACGCGGGCCGTTTTGATGAGCGTAAAGGCATTGAAACCTTGGTGCGAGCCTGTGCCCAGTTGTCAGACCCTTACCAGCTTTATCTCGTCGGTGGGGCCCGACCGGGGGGCCAGGATAACCAAGAGCAGGAACGCATACGAGCCTTGGTGACGGAATTGGGTCTAGCCGATGTGACCACTTTTACCGGGCGGATTGACCAGGCCCAGCTCCCGCCCTACTACGCGGCGGCGGATATCTGCATTGTCCCCAGCTACTACGAACCCTTTGGCCTGGTGGCCATCGAAGCCATGGCCGCAGGAACGCCCGTCATTGCCAGTGCCGTGGGGGGCCTCAATTACACCGTTATTCCCCATAAAACAGGTTGCTTAGTACCCCCTCGGGATGTCTCCGCCCTGGCCCAGGCGATTACCCGTCTCTTACAAAATCCTGAACATCGTTTGGCCTACGGAACCGCCGCCCAGCAGTGGGTCAAGGCGAACTTTAGCTGCGATGGTGTGGCCCGCCAAGTTTTGCATTTGTATCAAACCCTTACCCTGAAGGAAAGCCTGAAGACAGCCCGAATTGGCCAAGGGCTTTCTGCGGAGTTGGCGGCCCAGCTCCAGGCCTTGATCGAGAGTAAGGGCATTAAACCAACCGGGAGTCAGGCCCTCGATCAATGGCTACAGACCTTGGGACGGAAGGCTCCCTCGACTGTAGTCCCAGCTCAGCGACTAGCCTCCTAG
- a CDS encoding sucrose synthase, whose protein sequence is MSTLLQTILDGPEKGALREFLQQLRQQGKTYWLRNDILQVFYDSCRCFPEREAFIPHASLAKLLDTTQEIILEAESACFVLRPKIASQTAVRLTTNLDLEPITIPELLDIRDRLVNHYNPQEGDIFEIDFHPFYDYSPLIRDNKQIGKGVQFLNRYLSSKLFQDPAQWLASLYKFLRLHHYNGTQLLINERITNQFQLLEQVKEALLFLDAYGAKEPYTNFRFELQVLGIEAGWGNTAGRIRESLELLEALLDAPDHQTLEALLSRIPMMFRLVLVSIHGWFGQEGVLGRPDTGGQVVYVLDQARSLEQQLQEDITLAGLDVLKIQPKVVILTRLIPDHEGTRCNQALEKVYGTDNVTILRVPFRDFNAAVTQGWISRFKIWPYLESFAIDAEKALLAHLQGHPDLIVGNYSDGNLVAFLLARKFKVTQCNIAHALEKSKYLFSNLYWQDLESQYHFSLQFTADLIAMNAANFIVSSTYQEIIGMPDSVGQYESYKCFTMPGLYHVVDGIELFSPKFNVVPPGVNEAVFFPFSRTADRLAGDRRRLEELLFSLEDPLQVQGYLADPRKRPLFSMARLDRIKNLTGLVEIFAQSPALQEVCNLIVVAGKLRPEDSDDPEERSEIEKMYRLIEQYHLQGKVRWLGVRLSKADTGEVYRVIADHQGVFVQPALFEAFGLTILEAMVSGLPTFATRFGGPLEIIQDKVNGFYINPTQGPETADSLLEFVQKCEHYPDYWHQLSQAAIDRVYSAYTWKIHTTKLLSLSRIYGFWNYVSREEREDMLRYVESLFYLLYKPRAQALLNQHTQGL, encoded by the coding sequence ATGTCTACTCTCCTGCAAACTATTCTAGATGGCCCCGAAAAAGGGGCCCTACGGGAGTTTCTCCAGCAACTCCGCCAGCAAGGCAAAACCTACTGGCTCCGCAACGATATTCTTCAGGTTTTTTACGACAGTTGCCGCTGTTTCCCAGAGCGGGAGGCCTTCATCCCCCATGCTTCCCTGGCTAAGCTTTTGGACACAACCCAGGAAATTATTCTGGAAGCGGAAAGTGCCTGTTTTGTCCTTCGTCCTAAAATTGCCAGTCAAACGGCCGTTCGTCTCACAACGAATCTGGATCTCGAGCCCATCACCATCCCTGAACTGTTGGACATTCGCGACCGCCTGGTTAACCATTACAATCCCCAGGAAGGCGATATTTTTGAAATTGATTTCCATCCCTTCTACGACTACTCTCCCCTGATTCGAGACAACAAGCAGATTGGCAAAGGGGTGCAGTTCCTCAACCGCTATCTCTCCAGCAAACTGTTCCAAGACCCGGCACAGTGGCTAGCCTCTTTGTACAAATTTCTCCGTCTGCATCACTACAACGGTACACAATTGCTGATCAACGAGCGCATCACGAACCAGTTCCAACTTTTGGAACAAGTCAAAGAAGCCCTTCTTTTCCTAGATGCCTATGGGGCCAAGGAACCCTACACCAATTTCCGCTTTGAACTCCAGGTCTTGGGCATTGAAGCGGGTTGGGGTAATACAGCGGGTCGAATTCGGGAAAGTTTGGAATTGCTGGAGGCCTTACTCGATGCCCCCGACCATCAGACCCTAGAGGCCTTGTTGTCTCGCATTCCCATGATGTTTCGCTTGGTATTGGTCTCTATCCACGGTTGGTTTGGCCAAGAAGGGGTGCTGGGCCGTCCTGATACCGGTGGCCAGGTGGTTTACGTCCTCGACCAGGCCCGGAGCCTAGAGCAACAGCTACAGGAAGACATTACCCTTGCCGGCCTGGATGTGCTCAAGATTCAACCCAAGGTGGTTATCCTGACCCGTCTGATTCCTGACCATGAGGGTACCCGCTGTAACCAGGCCCTGGAAAAGGTCTACGGCACTGATAATGTCACCATTTTGCGGGTGCCTTTTCGGGATTTTAATGCGGCGGTCACCCAGGGCTGGATTTCCCGTTTTAAAATTTGGCCCTACCTGGAAAGCTTTGCAATTGATGCGGAAAAGGCCCTGTTGGCCCATTTGCAGGGCCACCCCGACCTGATTGTGGGTAATTATTCCGATGGCAATTTGGTGGCCTTTTTACTGGCCCGCAAGTTCAAGGTTACCCAATGCAATATTGCCCATGCCTTGGAAAAGTCCAAGTATTTATTTAGCAATCTCTACTGGCAAGACCTCGAAAGTCAGTACCATTTTTCACTCCAGTTCACGGCGGATCTGATTGCCATGAACGCGGCCAATTTTATTGTTAGCAGTACCTACCAAGAAATTATCGGTATGCCCGATAGTGTTGGCCAGTACGAGTCCTACAAATGCTTTACCATGCCGGGCTTGTACCATGTGGTGGATGGCATTGAACTCTTTAGCCCCAAGTTTAATGTCGTGCCACCGGGGGTCAATGAGGCGGTTTTCTTTCCGTTTTCCCGCACCGCAGACCGTCTAGCGGGAGACCGCCGTCGTCTAGAGGAACTCCTCTTTAGCCTAGAAGACCCCTTGCAAGTACAGGGATACCTTGCCGATCCCCGGAAACGGCCCCTATTCTCTATGGCCCGTCTAGACCGGATTAAAAACCTGACGGGATTGGTGGAAATCTTTGCTCAAAGCCCGGCCCTGCAGGAGGTCTGCAACCTGATTGTGGTGGCGGGTAAATTGCGTCCGGAGGATTCCGATGACCCGGAGGAACGCAGTGAAATTGAAAAGATGTATCGCTTAATCGAGCAATATCACCTACAGGGCAAGGTGCGCTGGTTAGGGGTGCGACTCTCTAAGGCTGATACGGGCGAAGTCTATCGCGTCATCGCCGACCACCAGGGGGTCTTTGTGCAACCGGCCCTCTTCGAGGCCTTTGGCCTGACTATCCTCGAGGCCATGGTCTCTGGCCTACCCACCTTTGCCACCCGTTTTGGCGGGCCTTTAGAAATTATTCAAGACAAGGTCAACGGATTTTATATTAATCCCACCCAGGGGCCAGAAACCGCCGATAGCCTACTGGAATTCGTGCAAAAGTGTGAGCATTACCCCGACTATTGGCACCAGCTTTCCCAGGCCGCCATCGACCGCGTCTATAGTGCCTATACCTGGAAAATTCATACCACCAAATTACTCTCCCTATCGCGCATCTACGGCTTCTGGAATTATGTTTCTCGGGAAGAGCGGGAGGATATGTTGCGCTACGTCGAATCCCTTTTCTACTTGCTCTATAAACCCAGGGCCCAGGCCCTGCTGAACCAGCATACTCAAGGGCTTTAG
- a CDS encoding sucrose-phosphate phosphatase, whose amino-acid sequence MAFLLISDLDHTWVGDPRAQQRLQAYLQARRREVCLVYATGRSYASARHLQAEVGLLEPDYWITAVGSEIYGPQGLDSIWAKHLSIGWQRQAIVDLATQMTGLRPQPSQEQNPWKISFYLDSPALVPVLQDLQHQLEQARLQAQIIFSSGRDVDLLPRNGNKGNASQYLRKQLGFSPQQTLVCGDSGNDISLFTGEAYGVIVNNAQAELLHWYHRHGQTHHYYAQASHAAGILEALAYFRLGGSDPQ is encoded by the coding sequence ATGGCTTTTTTACTGATTTCCGACCTTGACCACACTTGGGTCGGAGACCCCAGGGCCCAGCAACGGCTCCAAGCCTACCTCCAGGCTCGGCGCAGAGAGGTCTGTCTTGTTTATGCCACCGGACGCTCCTATGCTTCGGCCCGGCATCTCCAGGCGGAAGTCGGCCTACTAGAACCCGACTATTGGATTACCGCCGTGGGCAGTGAAATCTACGGGCCCCAAGGGCTAGACTCCATCTGGGCTAAGCATCTATCCATCGGGTGGCAACGGCAGGCCATCGTTGATCTGGCAACCCAGATGACGGGACTACGGCCCCAACCGTCCCAGGAACAAAATCCTTGGAAAATTAGCTTTTACCTAGACTCACCGGCTCTAGTCCCTGTGCTTCAAGACCTGCAACACCAATTGGAACAGGCCCGACTCCAAGCCCAGATTATTTTTAGCAGTGGGCGGGATGTGGATCTCTTACCCCGCAACGGCAATAAGGGCAATGCCAGTCAGTACTTGCGTAAACAGTTGGGATTTAGTCCCCAGCAGACGCTCGTTTGCGGAGATTCCGGCAATGACATTAGCCTCTTTACCGGGGAGGCCTACGGCGTCATTGTGAACAACGCCCAAGCGGAACTCTTGCATTGGTATCATCGCCACGGCCAGACCCACCATTACTATGCCCAGGCTTCCCATGCGGCGGGTATTTTAGAGGCCCTGGCCTATTTTCGTTTAGGGGGATCGGATCCGCAGTGA
- the ribBA gene encoding bifunctional 3,4-dihydroxy-2-butanone-4-phosphate synthase/GTP cyclohydrolase II — MTISQESALVFDSIDAALADIKAGRPLVVVDDENRENEGDVICAAQFATPDMINFMAVEARGLICLAMTGERLDELDLPLMVTKNTDTNQTAFTVSIDASPRLGVTTGISADDRAKTIQVAINPATHPDDLSRPGHIFPIRAKDGGVLKRAGHTEAAVDLARLAGLYPAGVICEIQNSDGSMARLPQLFDYARKHQLKLISIADLISYRLRHDRFVQRETVCKFPSQFGDFQLYAYRNLLDQTEHIAIVKGDPAQFRDQPVMVRMHSECLTGDALGSLRCDCRMQLQAALKMVESHGLGVVVYLRQEGRGIGLVNKLKAYSLQDLGLDTVEANERLGFPADLRDYGMGAQMLNDLGVKQIRLITNNPRKIAGLKGYGLEVVERVPLLIEANDYNSSYLATKAEKLGHLFLQTYLLTLALTWGPEPLAAHQRYEQLEKLRHLLRPQGLLVQEEVRPVAIALFGKPALIVHIGLDQPQAPQAWYQDPQHRHYQPIFAFLETLTTWPSLHQLEFLLAQGEDPMTGLQVTLERFNICDLQQTPWQGQTIYHYAPNASPDV; from the coding sequence GTGACTATCTCGCAAGAAAGTGCTTTGGTCTTTGACAGCATCGATGCGGCCTTGGCGGATATTAAGGCCGGCCGGCCCTTGGTCGTGGTCGATGATGAGAATCGAGAAAATGAAGGGGATGTCATCTGTGCGGCTCAGTTTGCCACCCCCGATATGATTAACTTCATGGCGGTGGAAGCTCGGGGCCTGATCTGTCTGGCCATGACCGGAGAACGGCTCGATGAATTAGACCTGCCCTTGATGGTGACCAAAAATACGGACACCAACCAAACCGCCTTTACCGTCAGTATTGATGCCTCTCCTCGGTTGGGCGTGACTACGGGGATTTCTGCTGACGACCGGGCAAAAACGATTCAAGTGGCCATTAATCCCGCCACCCACCCCGATGATCTGTCGCGGCCAGGTCATATTTTTCCGATCCGGGCCAAGGATGGTGGTGTGCTCAAGCGGGCCGGCCATACGGAAGCGGCAGTGGATCTGGCCCGTCTCGCGGGGCTTTATCCAGCGGGGGTAATCTGCGAAATTCAAAATTCCGATGGCTCCATGGCCCGTCTGCCCCAGTTGTTTGACTATGCCCGCAAACACCAGCTCAAGCTGATCAGCATTGCCGATTTAATTAGCTATCGCCTGCGCCACGACCGCTTTGTCCAACGAGAAACGGTGTGCAAGTTTCCCAGCCAGTTTGGCGATTTTCAACTCTACGCCTACCGTAACCTGCTCGACCAGACGGAACATATTGCCATTGTTAAGGGCGACCCGGCCCAGTTCCGCGACCAACCGGTGATGGTGAGGATGCACTCAGAATGTCTGACGGGGGATGCCCTGGGGTCGTTGCGCTGTGATTGCCGGATGCAACTCCAGGCCGCCTTAAAGATGGTAGAGAGTCATGGTTTGGGGGTCGTCGTCTATCTCCGTCAGGAGGGCCGGGGTATTGGTCTGGTCAATAAACTCAAGGCCTATTCCCTCCAGGATTTGGGTCTGGATACCGTTGAGGCCAACGAACGCCTAGGCTTTCCAGCGGATCTGCGGGACTACGGCATGGGGGCCCAGATGCTCAATGATTTAGGCGTGAAGCAAATTCGCTTGATTACCAATAATCCCCGTAAAATCGCGGGTCTTAAGGGTTATGGCCTAGAAGTGGTGGAACGGGTACCCCTGTTGATCGAAGCCAACGACTACAATTCCAGCTACTTGGCCACCAAAGCCGAAAAACTCGGCCATTTATTCTTGCAGACCTACCTGCTTACCCTGGCCCTGACCTGGGGGCCTGAACCCCTAGCGGCCCATCAGCGTTACGAGCAATTGGAAAAACTGCGGCATCTCCTGCGGCCCCAGGGCCTGTTGGTGCAAGAGGAAGTCCGGCCCGTGGCCATTGCTCTGTTTGGGAAACCGGCCCTGATTGTGCATATCGGCCTCGACCAACCCCAGGCCCCCCAGGCCTGGTACCAAGACCCCCAGCATCGCCACTATCAACCTATTTTTGCCTTTCTCGAAACCTTGACCACTTGGCCCAGCCTACACCAGTTAGAATTTCTACTGGCCCAGGGGGAAGATCCCATGACCGGCCTCCAGGTGACCCTGGAACGCTTCAATATCTGTGACCTACAGCAAACCCCTTGGCAAGGCCAAACCATTTACCATTACGCCCCCAACGCCAGTCCCGATGTCTGA
- a CDS encoding aminotransferase class I/II-fold pyridoxal phosphate-dependent enzyme, which yields MSDLPIVQALQHLGSQADAAFYAPGHKRGQGIAPVLQNWWGPGVFQADLPELPDFDNLFAPGAAIQQAQELAAQRWGAEHTWFLVNGSTAGVLAMVLATCGEGDVLLLPRNCHRSAITALVLFGAYPVFLEPAYDPAWDLALGFSPATLRQALQAHPQAKAVLALYPTYHGVGADLKSIADLCHQQGLPLLVDEAHGAHFGFHPALPPSALSLGADLTVQSTHKTLGALSQAAMLHGQGPRISPERIQSALALVQSTSPSALLLASLDAARQQVQEANFFQRPLDLAQQARQALADLPGLRLLTEESRQAGFAYLDPTRLTVDVSGLGLTGFAVDDILRQRYQVTAELPTLRQLSFIITHGNTAQDIQQLMMAFQGLAQTGKPIPNTALTVPLPPSTRLGLTPRQAYFAATEIVPLTQAMGRLSASLLCPYPPGIPVLIPGEVITDQALAYLQNLVDLGADILGADDESLQSLRVIR from the coding sequence ATGTCTGACCTGCCCATTGTCCAGGCCCTGCAACACCTGGGTAGTCAAGCCGATGCCGCCTTCTATGCGCCGGGCCATAAACGGGGCCAGGGGATTGCGCCCGTTCTGCAAAACTGGTGGGGGCCAGGGGTTTTCCAGGCCGATCTACCGGAACTACCGGACTTTGACAATCTTTTTGCGCCAGGGGCCGCGATTCAGCAGGCCCAGGAACTGGCGGCCCAACGCTGGGGAGCAGAGCATACTTGGTTTCTGGTCAATGGTTCGACGGCGGGGGTACTGGCCATGGTTCTGGCTACCTGCGGCGAAGGGGACGTCTTGCTGTTGCCCCGTAATTGCCACCGCTCTGCCATTACCGCTCTGGTGCTGTTCGGGGCCTATCCCGTTTTTCTGGAACCGGCCTACGACCCCGCTTGGGATTTGGCCCTGGGCTTTAGCCCCGCAACCCTCCGCCAGGCCCTCCAGGCCCATCCCCAGGCCAAAGCCGTGTTAGCCCTGTATCCCACCTACCACGGTGTTGGAGCCGACCTGAAGTCGATTGCGGATCTCTGTCACCAGCAGGGCCTGCCGTTGTTGGTGGATGAGGCCCACGGGGCCCATTTTGGCTTCCATCCAGCCCTGCCCCCCTCGGCCCTTTCCCTGGGGGCCGACCTTACGGTGCAATCCACCCATAAAACCCTCGGGGCCCTGAGTCAGGCCGCTATGCTTCACGGCCAAGGGCCCAGAATTTCTCCAGAGCGGATTCAGTCGGCCCTGGCCCTGGTTCAATCCACCAGTCCTAGCGCTCTCCTGTTGGCCTCCCTGGATGCGGCCCGTCAACAAGTCCAAGAGGCCAATTTTTTCCAACGGCCCCTCGATCTGGCCCAACAAGCTCGACAGGCCCTGGCCGACCTTCCGGGTTTACGACTATTGACCGAGGAGAGCCGACAGGCCGGCTTTGCCTATCTTGACCCAACCCGGCTAACGGTGGATGTCTCAGGCCTGGGGTTAACGGGGTTTGCGGTCGATGACATTCTCCGCCAACGTTATCAGGTAACGGCAGAACTGCCGACTCTACGACAATTGAGCTTTATCATTACCCATGGCAACACGGCGCAGGATATTCAGCAACTGATGATGGCCTTTCAAGGATTGGCCCAAACGGGAAAACCAATCCCCAATACTGCCTTAACAGTTCCATTGCCGCCCTCTACCCGCTTGGGACTGACTCCCCGCCAGGCCTATTTTGCCGCCACGGAAATTGTCCCCCTGACCCAAGCGATGGGCCGTCTCAGCGCAAGTTTACTTTGTCCCTATCCGCCAGGTATTCCAGTGTTAATTCCGGGAGAAGTGATTACCGATCAGGCCCTGGCCTATCTCCAGAATCTGGTGGATTTAGGCGCTGATATCCTCGGGGCCGACGATGAATCACTCCAGTCCTTACGGGTTATCCGTTGA